Below is a window of Sporosarcina ureae DNA.
AGCAACGATTGATTCAAAAATATTGAAAGATAGTGCCTTTAATAAGGAGTACAAATAACGGAAGCATTACTGAGTATGCAGTGTATATAGAATTCAGCAGCGATTTATGAATTATGGAGGTCGATGTGTTTGGCTAAGGATAATAAGACTCAAAGGAAAGGTAGACCTAAAGAGTGGACCGATAAAGAGTTAAAACAATTAGCTTTAGATATTAAATTTAAACTTAATGGAAAAAAGTTAACTCCTTCTCTCCTCGAAAAGGAAACTAAAGTAGGGCGTAATACATGGACGCGTCGAATGAAAGATTATATAGATGAGTTGAATGCTCCAGTAGTTTCAAGTGTTTCATTAGATGGTAGGAATGAAGCTATACTCCCAAGTATCGATCTAATCTTTGAAAAGTATGGTAATGATAAGATATCCTTGAAAAATGAATTGCTCAACCTTGAAATTTTACTATATGACTTATACAAGCAATTAAAAGATTATAAAGAAAAAGAAGAACATTTTGAAAGTGGTTTAGCAGTAATTCAAGAATTAAAAGATGATTTGAAAAAACAAAGAAAGCGTGCCCTACACTACGAGCAGCTTTATAATAATATTGTCGTTTCAAGTGTGTTCTCTCACTTGCAAGGAGAAAAGCGCTCACAAGTTAATGAGCTAAACCTAAAAGAAAAGCTTATTAACATGGAAGATTCTATAGATAATAGCACAAAGTTAGAAAATTTGTCATCATATTTTCCGGATATAAAAGATGTAACTAACGAGAGTGAAAATCAAAATCAAAATATGCAAAAGTTATTAAATAAATTTGATGTCTGAATATGAATATCGAAAAATTGTAATTAAGAACTAAACACAAGTATTATTAATAATGACTTCGCTGATTCATTTCATAAGCAAGTTAGGTTTATAAATAGGAGGACATTATAATGGTTAAAGATCTAACAAGTTCAAACACAGCCAGACAAAATATTATAAACAATGAATTTGCAATAAGCGAAATAGAACAAAGTATGGGAATAAAAGGTGTCTCATTTGAAGGAAAGATAATGTTTACCAAAGAAATGCTGGCAATTTTTTATGATGTTGATAATAGAACTATTGAACGTTATGTGGCTAGTCATTCAGAAGAATTGAAGAACAATGGTTATGAGTTATTAAGGGGAAAGAGATTGAAAAACTTTATGAGTGCGTATAGTAAAGATTTTGGTACCGACATTCATGTCGGTACCAAAACAACGGTCCTTGGTGTATTCGATTTTAGAACACTTTTAAATGTGGGTATGCTATTAGTTGAGAGTGAAAATGCAAGGGTCTTAAGACAGACGATTTTAGATATAGTAATAGATACTATCAATTCAAAGACCGGAGGGTCTACAAAGTATATAAACCAGCGTGATAGAGATTTTTTAGGCGCTTTTTTACAAGAAGAAAATTATCGAAGAGAGTTTACCGACGCATTAAATGATTGTGTTGATATGAATCAATACAAATATGCCCTTTACACTGATAAAATATATACAAGTATTTTTAAAGAAAACGCAAAAGAATATAGAGAAATTTTAAAGTTAAAAAGTAAAGATCGAGTAAGAGATACATTTTATTCTGAGATACTAGATTTAGTGGCATCATATGAGTGTGGATTAGCAGAAAAAATTCGTAAAGAGTTTGATAATAAAGGTGCGTTGCTTACAAATTGGGAAGTTGATAAAATCTTTAAAGATTTTGAGCAACAATCTCATTGGATACCTCTAATTACAAGTGGACGGAATAAAATGGCGAGTAGAGACTTAGCTTTAAGGGATGCATTCCATCAACAACTTGAAGAATATGTAAAACCGTTACCGAAGGATGAATACAATAGATTTTTAGGTACAGAGGCTTTGGAAATAGAAAAGTTGATGCAGGAAAATAAAGATGTCTTAAAAAGATTAAAGGAGCGATAAGAAATGCGTTCCATAGCTTATATTTCTTTAGAAGATGCTCTTTATGTACACACTCGAACAGTGGTTAATAGTGGAGGAGGTATGGATCAATGTATAGATTCTAATAGATTGGATAGCATACTAACACACATTCAAAATGATGATTACTATCCCAATATTGAAGATAAATTAGCGCATTTATTTTTTTGTGTTTGTAAATTCCATTGTTTTGCAGATGGAAATAAAAGACTAGCTATAACACTGTCCACTCAATTTTTATTGATAAATGGATACATGTATATAGCTAAAGACTTTATAGGTAAAACTGAGAATATTAGTTTTCATGTGGCAGCAGGTAATATTAATAAAGAATTATTACACGAGATATTTTCCTTAATGTTAATAGGAGAATATGATAATAATGAAGAAATAAAGATAAAACTGTATGAAGCGATTCGGGTCTAGTAATAAGAATACGAACTTTTAAAATCACAAGCTTAAGCCCATCCTCAATACTATTGAAGATGGACTTGGGCTTTTTTTTACATTCTAATTCTTTAATCTATTGTAAGCGTCAAATAGTGAACACATATTAATAGAAGAAGATTCGTGAGATACTCCTCCCATAGAACACATTTTGGGAGGTATTTATTTGAAAAGAAAAGAGAAAGAAGCATACTGGTCTGCGAAGATCGATGAATATCAAAACAGTGGACTAGCGCTTTCTGAATGGTGTGAAACTGCAGAGGTTGCCGTGCACAATATGAAGTATTGGCTAAGGAAGCAGTCACCAGTTAATCATACCGCACGTCAGGAGACCAGTTGGGTCTCCTGTGTAGTGGAAGAATCGATAGAGAACTCGATTTCCTTGAAAGTAAATCATGTGGATATCGAGGTGACAAGTGGCTATGATGAAACTCTGTTACTTCAAGTGATCCGGACGCTACGTCAGATATGATGAATGATCGCGCCGTTGGGCGCGTCTATCTGGCTGCTGGTCCGACAGATCTTCGGAAGTCGATTGACGGACTAGCTGTCATTGTCCAAGAGCTGTTCCAACTTGATCCTTTCTCCAAAGCACTTTTTGTCTTCTGTAATCGGAAGAGAGATAAACTCAAGATTCTATTCTGGGATCACAATGGATTCTGGCTCTATTACCGAAGACTCGAGAAAGGGCTGTTCGATTGGCCGGATCTTGAGTCTGTTCAACCACTTTCCATTTCGAGCCGACAGTTGAACTGGCTCCTGGATGGGTTACCGTTGAACCAACGTGACGCACACCCTTCAGTCTCGGCGAAAAAAGTAATTTGAGTCTACTCCTTGGAATAATTTTATGCTATTATTGTTCCTATGAGAAAACCAGACAAGAAAACCCAACTTACAATTGAAGAGCTCGAGAAGAAGAACGAACAACTCGAGCAAGAGAAGAAAAAGCTTGAGGCTCAGATGGAATGGTACAAGCAACAGTTCACTCTACTCCAACAGAAACGCTTCGGAACTTCTAGTGAGAAGACGAACAAGGACCAGTTTGAATTACCGTTGTTCAATGAGGCAGAAGTTTCTTCAGCGATCCTTCTTGTAGAGCCTACGCTTGAGACGATAAACTATACACGCAAGAAGAGAATCGGACGTGCAGATAAGTTGAAAGACCTGCCGGTCGAGATGATTCACTATGACCTCTCTGATTCGGAGAAGGTCTGTTTAGAATGCGATCATTCCATGCACGAGATGAGCACACAGATACGCAAAGAACTGAAGATCATCCCGGCGCAAGTAACAGTTGTCGAACATGTACAGCATATCTACAGTTGCCGTCATTGTGAAGAACATGCGATCAAAACACCTATTAAGAAAGCTGAGATGCCGAACCCGGTGATCCCGAAGGGATTAGCGTCTCCATCTGCCATTGCATACGTGATGACGCAGAAGTTTGCTGATGGGCTTCCTCTTTATCGACAAGAGAAACAACTCGAACGGATGGGCATTCCATTGAATCGACAGACGTTATCGAACTGGATGCTTTCGAGTACGACGCGATGGCTCAAGCCGTTCTATGATGAACTCTATCGTCGTCTTCGTGAGGAAAAGGTTCTCCATGCGGACGAAACTGTCCTGCAAGTTCTCGACGAACCAGGGAAAAGGGCGGAATCAAAATCCTATATGTGGCTTTATCGGACAGGTAGAGACTCTAAGACACCGATCGTACTCTTTGATTATCAAGCAAGTCGTGCCAAAGAGAATCCGCAAAAGTTTTTAAAAGGCTACCAGGGTTATCTCCATGTGGATGGCTATGCAGCCTACGAGTCTATTCAAAATGTGGAGCTCGCTGGCTGCTGGGCCCATGCTCGCCGTAAATTCGATGAGGCACTCAAGGCATTAAAAGGTGCGCCAGCTGGTGCAGGTCGAACGACGGTCGCTAAAAAGGGACTCGATTTCTGCAACCGATTGTTCGCAATTGAACGCAAGACGAAAGATAAAATGCCTGAAGAACGACTTGAAATAAGGAAAAACGACAGTCAGCCTGTGCTGGATGATTTTTTGGTATGGCTAAAAGAACAAAAAGAAATTGTCGCTCCGAAGACTGCAACTGGGACTGCCATCTCCTATACGCTTAAACAATGGCCTAAACTGATAACATTTATGAAAGATGGTCGTATCGAGATCGACAATAATCGAGCAGAGCGATCAATAAAACCTTTCGTAATCGGTAGAAAAAACTGGCTTTTTGCAGTTTCCACAAGAGGTGCTACTTCAAGTGCAATCGCCTATAGTCTCGTAGAGACCGCAAAAGAGAATGGCATAAACCCCTTCTTCTACCTGCAGTTCCTTTTCGAAGAACTTCCTCAACGTAATCTTGAAAAAATCGAGGAGTTTGAAGACTTGATGCCTTGGTCGAAGACCTTACCAAAGAATTGTTATATCCAGTCAAAGAAATAGAAAATGCCCCGAAGAATCTTTAATCGATTCTTTGGGGCATTTTCTTTTATATGAAACAACGTGTTCATTTTTTGACGCTTACAATCTATTTACGTAGTTACTTTATATACTTGTCGTGTATGTTACTTTCATAATTCTTTACTAAGATTTTCCCCATATTAAATAACTGCTTCCAATCTTCATCAATAACTATTTCATTTATCAAATCTAATTTTCCCAGAGCTTGATAAACATCTTTAAGATCTACTATCTCTTCATTGCAATTCTTATCAGCAATAGTAGAAAATAACGTTGTGAATTTCTTGAATTCATTGTCAAATAAATTGCTCTTTACTAATATGAAGTTATCTTCGTCTCCCTTAGAGATAAGTGGAACTTCGATATCTATTACTTTTCGTAAGTAATAGAAGACAGAATCGAGTTCAGGAGACTTTTTAAGTACTATTATAGAATAAAGTGAAAACTCGGTAGTATCAAAGAAGTAAAGAGAACGATACAATACATATATTTCTTCTACTTCTTTTAAAATCTCTTTAGTGATAATGTTCTGCATTTCTTTTCTGTTGTTTAAGTACTCTTTCAACTGGCTAGGTAAATCCATATTAGCAATGATTGTTGAAAAGTCCTTCACCAGTCTCCCCTCTTCCATAATTAGATTAATAATAAATTTATTATAGCATATATATACGTTGTGCAGACTATAGTCCGTGGACTGAATGTCACATTTCTTTAAGTATTAAAAGAAAAGGAATGTGGTGTGGTTCATGGAAATTGAAGTGGCTTTTGGAAGTGTATTGAAGAATTTTAGAATTGAAAAATCATTATCTCAAGAAGCACTTGCTCATCTATGCGAATTAGATAGAACATATATTAGTCTTATGGAAAGAGGAAAAAGAAATCCAACTTTGAATACTGTTTTTGCATTAGCAAAAGGGCTAGATGTTTTACCGAGTGCTCTTGTAATAGCAACTCAAGAAGTATTAAGTTAAGTAAAATAGAGTATCTGTCTAATTAAATTATAATATATTATTATAGTTAGGAATTTCAGATGACATATAGTATGTTAGAATTTTATTATCGGAAAATTAATAATAGTATATAGATGTTCTATTCTATTTTGCTGCTAGTTATATATCATACTGAAATAGAAATAGAAATAGAAATAGAAATAGAAATAGAAATAGAAATAGAAATAGGAGAGATGAGATCTTGCAGAACTATATATTTAACCGCAAATATATAAAAGAAAATCTTGCTCGTTGGAATACTGCTAATATCGATAAGTTCAGTGAAAAACATAAAATAATAAAAAATTGGAATTACTCTCTTACTCAAAGTAATTTAACTAAGACAAAAGAGGTATCCATTCAAGGAGATTTTCTGTCTCAAATATTCACAGAAGTACTTGGTTATAATGGGCGTATAGGGAAGAAAATATGGAATATTCAGGCTGAAAAAACAACTGAAGTGGATGGAACTGTTGCTGACGGTTCTTTAGGATTTTATTCTGACACTATTAGTGATACTAGAGTTGTCATTGAACTCAAAGACGCAAGGACTGATTTAGATACAAAGCAAAAAAGGAGTAATAGTCAATCTCCTGTTGAACAAGCTTTTTCATATCAATATAAGCATCGTAATTGTAAGTGGGTCATTGTTTCTAATTTCAAAGAAATAAGACTATACAATTCCTCAACTATGACTGAATATGAGCAGTTTTTAATAGAAGACTTAGCAGCTGATGAAGATGAATTTATAAAATTTTATCACCTTTTAAGCTTTGAAAATTTAATAAATCGCGATGGATCTTCTTTCGTAGATGAGTTACACGCGAAAAATGAAATTGAAGAACTTAACATATCAGAGGCGTTTTACAAAGAGTATAAAATTGCTAGACAAAGACTTTATCAACATCTTGTAGATGAAAATAAAGAGATCAATGAAATCACCCTCTTAGAAAAGACACAAAAGATATTAGATAGATTTATTTTTATATGTTTTTGTGAAGACAACAAATTGTTGCCAACTAATGTTTTTAGACAGTTAGTACAAACAGCAAAATCGTCTTACGAGTTCAGTGATCAGAGAATATGGAGTCAGTTAAAAGGTCTGTTCTCATCTATCGACAAAGGTAACCAACCAATGAATATCAATCGTTTTAATGGTGGATTATTTAAGGAAGACGATGTTCTAGATAGATTAATTATTAAAGACACTATTTTCTATTTATTCGAAAAAATTACTGATTATGATTTTGACTCAGAACTGGATGTAAATCTACTAGGTCATATTTTCGAACAATCTATAGCAGATATTGAAGAACTAAAAGCTGAAATACGTGGTGAGGATTTTGATAAAACTAAGAGTAAACAAAAAAAGGAAGGCGTATTTTATACCCCTCCATTCGTAACCCAGTTTATTGTAAGAAGAACTATTGGGGAATGGTTTGAACAAAAGCGTATCGATCTTGGAGAAAATGAATTAATAGAGTTGACTGAAGAAGATTTCCGAAAACAAGCAGAGAAAAATAAAAATAAAAGAATTAAAAAGAAAACCAATCTAGAGAAACACGTCGACTTCTATGTCAGATTGCAAGAAGCAATACGAGAAATAAAAATTTTAGATCCAGCTTGTGGGTCTGGAGCATTTTTAAATGCTGCGTTTGACTATTTACATCAAGTAGGTACTGAAGTTAGTAGTAAAATTGAAGAACTAACAAGAATACCCGATCTATTTGCTTTAGATAAGCACATTTTGAAATATAATTTATACGGTGTGGATTTAAACAAAGAAAGTATTGAGATTACAAAATTATCTCTGTGGTTAAAAACGGCTAATAAACGTGATCCTTTAACATCTCTAGATGAAAATATCCTTTGTGGAAATTCGGTTGTTAATGATTCCGACTACGACGCTAATCCATTTGATTGGCAATCTTCATTTAAAGATGTATTTGATAATGGAGGATTTGATATCGTAATAGGAAATCCTCCTTATGTAAGACAAGAGTTAATTGTCGGTATTAAAAAACATCTAAGTAAGGAGTTTAAAGAGACATACCATGGTAGGGCCGACTTATACGTATATTTCTTTGAAAAGGCTTTTCAAGTATTAAAACCTGGTGGCAAAATGGGCTATATATGTTCATCGAAATATACGACAACAACTTATGGATATCCATTAAAATCTTATCTCTTAGAAAATGCTAGAATTCGTTATTTTATGGATTTTGATGATCTTGACGTGTTTAAAGGTATTATTGCATACCCTTCAATCTTTATTGCAGATAAGGAAAAAGGATTTAAAGACCATGAAATCAAGTACTGTCACTTCGAGGAGTTAGATATTGCTTTAGATTCTTACTTTGAAAAGAACTGGAGACCGTATCAACAATCAGACATGGTACCAGATACGTGGAATTTCTTGGAGAGTAACATATACGCATTAAATGAAAAGCTTCTTACTAAGTATGACACCTTGGGAAATATTCTTGGAAAACCAAATGCCGGAATAAAAACTGGAAGAAATCCTGCATATATATTATCTAATCAGCAGGCAAAAGAATTGATAGAAAAAGACGAGGTAAATAAAGAGATTATAAAACCTTATATGAATGGAAAGGATGTCAAACCTTATCAAGCAGCTCCAAAACATTCAATTATATTTCCATATGTAGAGAATAAAGAAAAAGGCGAACTCGAACTTGTTAATATAGAGGATTATCCTTTAGTTGAACAACACCTTGCTCAGTTTAAAGAAAAACTAGAGGCAAGAGCGATTATTAAAGACGGTTTAGAAAGTGGTATGAAGATGTGGTACGAATACCAGCAAATGAACAAATCTTTTTCGTTCGACAAAGTTTATATAACTTATCCTGACATTGCTAACCGCAGTTCCTTTGCTTTGACGAAAGGAGCTGTCTTAGATATGACATTATTTTGGATAGAAACCAAAGAACCTTATCGAGAGTTAGCTATTTTAAACTCATCAATATTTAATTTTCTATTTAATTTAGTCTCAACAGATGCAAAGGGTGGGTACAAACGATTCAAGAATACTTTTATGACGAGGATACCATATATAAACGTCGGAACAGATCAAAGTCTTGGCCGACTAGTTAAAGACAGTATGAAGCATTCTATATTAGAATCGAGATTCCAAGATAGTGTATTGTCATTTGTTACAGAGAAATTTGGAATACAAAATGTAAATGAAAAAATGGAGAAGTGGTTCTCAATTCCGTCCCAAGAGTTTGTAAAAGAGCTGAACAAACAAAAAATCAAACTATCACAAAATGATGAGTTTTATCTTTTTGAATTATTTGAAACAAAAAAAGCTGAACTTAATAAGATACAAGAGGATGGGGAGCTATTGCATAGTGAAATTAATAAAGAAGTAGTAAAACTGTATGGTCTTACTGAAGAGGAGAAGAGCTTTATAGTTCTTTAAAATTCTCTGATTATTAAAGGTAATGTATTTGATGATAATCAACAAGAATTATCATTTCATAACTTCTGGATAAATCTAAAAAGATTTCAGAAATGAAGACGTTATACCTTAAATATAAGTTAGATCAATCATTTATAAAGTCTTTTTACTACAATTAGATTATCTTAAGTAGGAGAGATGCAAATGTACAAACCACATACCGAATGGAAAGTGCCGCTAGATAACAATAAGTTATGGAGATATATGGATTTCACTAAATTCGTGGATTTACTTATAAGTAACTCACAATTTTTTTGTAGAATTGATAAGTTTGAAGATACTTTTGAGGGACATCCTACAAAGGGTACTTTGAAGTTTGCAGAGGCTGTTGGAAATCCGTACGCTACTATAGAGTATTACGATAGTGTCGAATATTTACAAGGATTAAGAAAGCTTTATTATATAAATTGTTGGCATCAAAATGATTATGAATCGGCTGCAATGTGGAAATTGTATCTTCAAAGTAACGAAGGAATAGCAATTCAAACGAACTTTAAAAGGTTAAAAGATTCTATTATCGATAAGAGAGGTATTACTGGTGGACTTGTAAAATACGTTGATTACGATACTCATGAATATTGGGGAGATAACCTAACTGAGTATTTTGTTATGAAACGAATGTCTTTTTCACATGAAAATGAATTTCGTTTATTCTTAATTCCAGAAAGTATTCCATCAGCCGAAGACTTGAAGAATATAGAAAAAGGACCATACGGTGTTGGAACTAATGTAGAGTTTGATACAGTCCAACTTATTGAATCCGTCTATTTATCTCCAAATTCACCTGATTGGTTTTTAGATTTAGTTAAAAAAACTATAACAAAAATATTAGGTATAGAAATTCCGGTCTATCAATCTGATCTAAACAAACTTCCTTAAATAATAATTATAGTGCGGTGGATTAGTTTTTTGTTTTTTCGTCATCAATGCTTTGTTTTTCCATACTCTTAATATTTCGCAGCTGGTAAACCTATTCGCAGTCATTGGTATAATCTGCGGCAATCGATAGTGAAAACTATAGCAGTTGTGGTGCATACTTTGGGTGTATACAATGCTAGGATTACAAAAGGAAGCATTAAGTTAGTAAACAAAATGCTTCCTTTTGCTATTGCCTATTTTTCTATCTATTTTCAAATTCAAATTTGATCTTATCTTCTTCAAATTTTAATGCTGCATTGAAGCTCTTCCCTGCTTTTGACTTCATTCCCTTAATGACACTCGTTTTTCCCTTCGTACATAAATCTTTAATATGTTTTTCCGCGAGCTTTTTCCCAAGCATTTTTCCAGGGAAGGATACTTTACATCCATTAGTATTCTCAGTACAAGCATAGTAAGTTTTACGAGGAACAATACTGCCTTTTTTACAACTTGGACATATTGCGATTTCACTGTTCTTTTGAGTTTCAGCAATATTTGATTCTAAATCATCAATTTTTAATTGACCAGGAGCTTCTAGAATCAATTTATTGATAAATTTGGCAACGGTAGAGATAAAGACTTGAGGTGAACCTTCACCATTTCCAATTTTCTTGAGGTATGCTTCCCACTTTGCTGTCATAGAAGGACTTGATAAGAGATTACCTTCAATTGATTGGCAAAGGATTTCTCCTTTTTTAGTCACATCTACAATATTTTTCTTCACTTCAATGTATCCATGTCGTTTTATAGTTTCAATAATTCCACTTCGCGTAGCTTCTGTACCTAAACCTTCAATTTCTTTTAAAATCTCCATTTCCTCTTCGTTACCTATGGATTTACCGCAAGTCTTCATCATCCCGATTAATTGACCCTCTGTGTATGGCTTAGGAGGCGTTGTCATGCCTTCAATCATTTTCACGACCGCTGATACCTTTTCATGTTCTGTGAGCACTGGGATAGCTTGTAAGCTTTCCTTTTGTTTATTAGAGATTTCTTTGTTGCTTTCTTGGAAGAGCTCTTTCCAACCTTTGCTTATTTCAGTATTTCCAGTAGTAATGAAATCAAGACTATTCACGTCTGTAGTAACTTTTGTTTCTTCATAAATATAATCAGAATGGAACATCCCTAACATTGTGTTTAGTATTTCGAAATATAAATTTCGTTCTTCAATAGATAATCCTTGAAGCTTTCTTTCGGTAGGGATACTTTTTGTTGGAACAATCGCATAGTGCTCTTTTACTTTAGAATTATCTACGTATCGTTTATTGGTTTTTTTTGATGCGATTGGAAACGTGGTACCGGCAACTTTTTGATAAGCTTCAACATTATCTGCAAGATATGCAAATTCATTTTCGGTTATAAATTGTGTGTCCGTTCTTGGATAAGTAACAAGCTTCTTCTCGTATAGACCTTGTACGAGTTTTAGAACATTAGCAGGACTATATTTCCATCTTTTATTAGCAACGGCTTGTAGTGTCGATAGAGCATGCAATTTAGGTGATTTAGTTCGTTTCTCTCTTTTTATTATAGATTTAACAAAACCATCATTAACTTTTTCTATACCGTGGTGCTGAAGTAATTGCTCTACAACTTCTTTTTTCTCGCTTTTAATTTTGGCTTTACCTTTATATATCCCATTTTGAGCGGTGAAGCTTCCTTCAATTTCATAAAAAGCTTTGGGAATAAAGTTTTCAATTTCTTTTTGACGTTGATAAATAAGATATACTGTCGGTGATTGTACACGTCCAATCGATAGGCTTTCACCAAATCCTTTCTGTTGAAGAAGGAGAGTGTACAGGCGACTGCCATTCATGCCGACGAGCCAATCACTAATTTGTCTTGTTTTTGCTTCATAATAAAGCAATAAATCTTTTTGATTATCCTGCAAGTTATTGAAGCCTTTTCGCACCTCGTCAGCTTCTAGGGAGTTGATCCATAGACGTTTGATCGTTTTATTCTTAGCACCTGTCATATAGTAAATAGAGTAGAAAATATTAGATCCTTCACGATCACAATCGCAGCAATTTAAAATTGTAGAAATATTAGGATCGTTAAACAATTGCTTAATAAATGCAAACTGAACTTTTTTATCTGAGGAAACTTTATATTCATAATTTGTAGGAAGGATTGGTAAAGAAGATAAGTTCCAAGATGCCCATTCTTTTCGATATTCTTTTGGCTCTTTTAACTCTACTAAGTGTCCAATTCCCCATGTAATGACTGCCCCAGATGGGAAGGTATTGCACGCGTTCAACTCAATATGAGTTTTTTGACGAGTTTTTACTGAAAAAGCCTCTGCATATGCTTTTGCTTGAGATGGTTTTTCGGCTAGAATGGCTACTTTACTCATAACTGATCACCTTTTTTATCTTTGTATTTTAGCTACCTTTTGTTGTAAGACTTTCATTTACTGTATTTAGAGATAGCCTAGTAGATTGTAGATGACTACTTTAATATATAGTCAAAAGTATAACAAACATGTATGGGATTAAGCGAATGACGAATTCAAAAACTATTCTTGTTCACTCCGAGTAAATCCCAAATGAATAACTATTTTATCATTGAAGCTATTATTGAATTACTTTTTTGTTTTTATTGGTAGAGATAGTCTTATAGACTGGTATAATAAGGATAAGTAGATTATTTCTTGTCTAATGTAGATAGAATAATAGGAGGCTATATTAACTTCAGTACATGTTTTATCAATTGTAATAAAGGAGGAATCAATCTTTGAA
It encodes the following:
- a CDS encoding DUF2971 domain-containing protein; this translates as MYKPHTEWKVPLDNNKLWRYMDFTKFVDLLISNSQFFCRIDKFEDTFEGHPTKGTLKFAEAVGNPYATIEYYDSVEYLQGLRKLYYINCWHQNDYESAAMWKLYLQSNEGIAIQTNFKRLKDSIIDKRGITGGLVKYVDYDTHEYWGDNLTEYFVMKRMSFSHENEFRLFLIPESIPSAEDLKNIEKGPYGVGTNVEFDTVQLIESVYLSPNSPDWFLDLVKKTITKILGIEIPVYQSDLNKLP
- the topB gene encoding type IA DNA topoisomerase yields the protein MSKVAILAEKPSQAKAYAEAFSVKTRQKTHIELNACNTFPSGAVITWGIGHLVELKEPKEYRKEWASWNLSSLPILPTNYEYKVSSDKKVQFAFIKQLFNDPNISTILNCCDCDREGSNIFYSIYYMTGAKNKTIKRLWINSLEADEVRKGFNNLQDNQKDLLLYYEAKTRQISDWLVGMNGSRLYTLLLQQKGFGESLSIGRVQSPTVYLIYQRQKEIENFIPKAFYEIEGSFTAQNGIYKGKAKIKSEKKEVVEQLLQHHGIEKVNDGFVKSIIKREKRTKSPKLHALSTLQAVANKRWKYSPANVLKLVQGLYEKKLVTYPRTDTQFITENEFAYLADNVEAYQKVAGTTFPIASKKTNKRYVDNSKVKEHYAIVPTKSIPTERKLQGLSIEERNLYFEILNTMLGMFHSDYIYEETKVTTDVNSLDFITTGNTEISKGWKELFQESNKEISNKQKESLQAIPVLTEHEKVSAVVKMIEGMTTPPKPYTEGQLIGMMKTCGKSIGNEEEMEILKEIEGLGTEATRSGIIETIKRHGYIEVKKNIVDVTKKGEILCQSIEGNLLSSPSMTAKWEAYLKKIGNGEGSPQVFISTVAKFINKLILEAPGQLKIDDLESNIAETQKNSEIAICPSCKKGSIVPRKTYYACTENTNGCKVSFPGKMLGKKLAEKHIKDLCTKGKTSVIKGMKSKAGKSFNAALKFEEDKIKFEFENR